The following proteins come from a genomic window of Dermacentor albipictus isolate Rhodes 1998 colony chromosome 8, USDA_Dalb.pri_finalv2, whole genome shotgun sequence:
- the LOC135910306 gene encoding uncharacterized protein: protein MRMTLAAILLRVVERRFQCVIVGVVSLFAELVFRSATLRSLRLPSAFCEFRATFWNPPLQLPDPKAAQCMQPWLAALRRPNLPLSKLCIDLRGFGEAECHAFFGAVADTDALKSVVVLSLPAVERPDRVCATIKERGLSDRVDIKWPCMRNTRWLQQCPQITSVTIRATHLQSNGEFSLQRVISALGVVGGCSHITSLQVNCDQFDRSAFSALAACIRAPSALTDVKINLGDVCTRPIKQEDRDVQAELLRALASNVRLVSVSVKGVVLSDDDFKWLAHGVGKSIRLTEFAMTPTCNFCAGHGEMYGPVSSCSVHWTEAWTGVSIKNLALADILETTRRNASAVFAAAQFVLGQEDGVEGARSIELMHDHPRLLEMVSEGADVTKADAKKMISSALLRVGRLSLDEFMRMTGVVQETAECLADLGARRQLSDLNFDCWLHVRRFLKISDVLQPRAGLCEKCWQSPSAE, encoded by the exons ATGCGAATGACGTTGGCTGCGATTCTTCTACGCGTTGTGGAACGCCGATTTCAGTGTGTAAT CGTGGGTGTGGTCAGCCTTTTCGCAGAATTGGTGTTCAGGAGTGCCACACTGCGCAGCCTGCGGTTACCTTCAGCTTTCTGCGAATTCCGTGCCACATTTTGGAACCCTCCTCTCCAGCTTCCAGATCCCAAAGCCGCGCAATGCATGCAGCCCTGGCTCGCAGCCCTGCGGAGACCGAACTTGCCGCTCAGCAAGCTCTGCATCGACTTGCGGGGCTTCGGCGAAGCTGAGTGCCACGCCTTCTTCGGCGCAGTCGCGGATACGGACGCTCTGAAGTCGGTGGTCGTTCTCTCCTTGCCCGCAGTCGAGCGGCCGGACAGGGTCTGCGCCACCATCAAGGAGCGAGGACTGAGCGACCGAGTGGACATCAAATGGCCTTGCATGCGCAACACAAGATGGCTGCAGCAATGCCCGCAAATCACCAGCGTAACCATCAGAGCGACCCATCTTCAGAGCAATGGCGAGTTCAGTTTGCAGCGAGTTATCTCTGCTCTAGGAGTGGTTGGTGGCTGCTCTCACATAACGTCACTCCAGGTTAACTGCGATCAATTTGATCGCAGTGCGTTCTCAGCCTTGGCGGCATGCATAAGAGCTCCGTCCGCGCTAACTGATGTAAAAATAAACCTCGGTGACGTTTGTACCCGTCCGATAAAACAGGAGGATCGTGATGTGCAGGCGGAACTGTTGAGAGCGTTGGCCTCAAACGTCAGACTAGTCAGCGTCAGCGTCAAGGGAGTAGTGCTGTCCGACGACGACTTCAAGTGGCTCGCGCATGGTGTTGGCAAAAGTATCCGCCTCACAGAATTCGCCATGACTCCCACCTGTAACTTCTGTGCCGGGCATGGTGAAATGTACGGACCAGTGAGCAGCTGTTCGGTGCACTGGACTGAGGCCTGGACGGGAGTATCCATCAAGAACCTCGCATTGGCCGACATCTTG GAAACGACCAGACGGAATGCCTCCGCCGTGTTTGCCGCAGCTCAGTTCGTGTTAGGCCAGGAAGATGGCGTCGAAGGCGCTCGTTCTATCGAGCTGATGCACGACCATCCTCGTCTGCTCGAAATGGTGAGCGAAGGCGCTGACGTCACCAAGGCCGACGCCAAGAAGATGATCAGCAGCGCCCTGCTTCGTGTTGGCCGCTTGAGCCTCGACGAGTTTATGAGAATGACGGGCGTCGTCCAGGAGACGGCGGAGTGCCTTGCAGACCTTGGTGCCAGGCGTCAGCTCTCTGACTTGAACTTCGACTGCTGGCTACACGTTCGCCGTTTCCTGAAGATATCGGACGTTCTGCAGCCTCGAGCCGGTCTATGTGAAAAAT